In Leptospira bouyouniensis, the sequence GTTTTTTACTTTATGAATTTTTAATCCAAAGGTCAAAACCTTTGCGATTTTTGTTTGGTTTAAAAATTCGTTAAGTCTTACTAATTGCTTGGATGGATGAGGCAACAGCCGAATCCATACTCCCTGTATGTAACGCCAAGTGTTCACCTGCAAAAAACACACGTTCGAATGGTTCATTCCATACATCTTTGATTCCAAAACTTCCAGGTGGAAAGAGAGAAACAAAACCTGACCGACCTGTTGATTTTTGAAAACTATGAAAGTAAAATGGTTTTTCAAGAACAAGTTCAAAATTACCTAACTCCTCTAGAGCAGAGACCATTAGATTTTTTTTCTGACGTTCACTTCCTTTATCAAACAGGGAAGCTTTGTCTCCTGTTGTGATGGATGTGACAGCGGTTACATTTTGTCCAATGGCAAGGTCGGATACGTAAAAAGTTTCCGCGGCAGTAGTTGTGTGTTGGAAAAAATTTGTTAGACTTGCGTTTGATTTTACAAAACAAATGTTTTTTGAAATTTTACCTGTCTGCATTCTAAGTGCAGAATAAATCAAATCTTTTGGTAGTGTTGGAGTCCATTTGATTTCGAGCACTGCAGCCGAAGGAAGGGTGCAAACTACCAAATTTCCTTTGATGGTTCTTCCAGATGAAAGTTCTACATTCACTTGGTTTTTTTGTTGGGATACTTTGATTGCCGTTTCGCCTAATAGTAATTCTTGTCCTTTTAATTGTACCAAAAGGGATTGGATGATTTGTTCTGCTCCACCTTTTACTTGGTATTTTGGTTTGAGAGCGGATTGAAGTGCTGATAAGTCATCAAGTACAGATTCACTTGAGATTTGGTTCAAATCTGCTCCTAAAATGATCCGGTAGAGTTCGTTCATAGAACGAATTTCTTCTTCTGATAAACCTTGGTATCTTGCATAAGAAGAAAAATTGATTTTATCAAGCCCTTGTTTTTGGGAAGTTCCAAGTGATTTATGTAAGTCAATGACTTTATCCAAAGTATCAATCGAAGGGCCGGATATCTTATGAAGGTCGGTATT encodes:
- a CDS encoding flavin monoamine oxidase family protein, yielding MNRKTFLKNLTATAAGVTLLSPKKFYGQSTGVVTSESKVRTSGSKKAIVLGGGLSGLYSAYLLKQTGYDVTVIERGENFGGRISTYTNSELGIVQDLGGEWIGENQTDIKSLVKQLGLELANANVSERFSLSKNNTDLHKISGPSIDTLDKVIDLHKSLGTSQKQGLDKINFSSYARYQGLSEEEIRSMNELYRIILGADLNQISSESVLDDLSALQSALKPKYQVKGGAEQIIQSLLVQLKGQELLLGETAIKVSQQKNQVNVELSSGRTIKGNLVVCTLPSAAVLEIKWTPTLPKDLIYSALRMQTGKISKNICFVKSNASLTNFFQHTTTAAETFYVSDLAIGQNVTAVTSITTGDKASLFDKGSERQKKNLMVSALEELGNFELVLEKPFYFHSFQKSTGRSGFVSLFPPGSFGIKDVWNEPFERVFFAGEHLALHTGSMDSAVASSIQAISKT